A single window of Callithrix jacchus isolate 240 chromosome 6, calJac240_pri, whole genome shotgun sequence DNA harbors:
- the LOC100395330 gene encoding intraflagellar transport protein 70B, with protein MAGLNCSQVPDGEFTAVVYRLIRDARYAEAVQLLGRELQRSPRSRAGLSLLGYCYYRLQEFRLAAECYEQLGQLHPELEHYRLYQAQALYKACLYPEATRVALLLLDNPAYHSRVLRLQAAIKYSEGDLPGSRSLVEQLLSGEGGEDSGAENETDGQVNLGCLLYKEGKYEAACSKFFAALQASGYQPDLAYNLALAYYSSRQYASALKHIAEIIEHGNRQHPELGVGKTTEGIDVRSVGNTLVLHQTALVEAFNLKAAIEYQLGNYEAAQEALTDMPPRAEEELDPVTLHNQALMNMDTRPTEGFEKLQFLLQQNPFPPETFGNLLLLYCKYEYFDLAADVLAENAHLTYKFLTPYLYDFLDAVITCQTAPEEAFVKLDGLAGMLTEVLRKLTIQVQEARHNRDDEAIKKAVNEYDETLEKYIPVLMAQAKIYWNLENYAMVEKIFRKSAEFCNNHDVWKLNVAHVLFMQENKYREAIGFYEPIVKKHYDNILSVSAIVLANLCVSYIMTSQNEEAEELMRKIEKEEEQLSYDDPDKKMYHLCIVNLVIGTLYCAKGNYEFGISRVIKSLEPYNKKLGTDTWYYAKRCFLSLLENMSKHMIVIHDNVIQECVQFLEHCELHGRNIPAVIEQPLEEERMHVGKNTVTYESRQLKALIYEIIGWNI; from the coding sequence ATGGCGGGCCTAAACTGCTCGCAAGTCCCCGACGGTGAGTTCACAGCGGTCGTGTACCGGCTCATCCGCGATGCTCGCTACGCCGAGGCGGTGCAGCTGCTGGGCCGAGAGCTGCAGCGGAGCCCGCGGAGCCGCGCCGGCCTGTCATTGCTGGGCTACTGCTATTACCGCCTGCAGGAGTTCAGGCTGGCCGCCGAGTGCTATGAGCAGCTGGGCCAGCTGCACCCGGAACTGGAGCATTACCGCCTGTACCAGGCCCAGGCCCTGTACAAGGCCTGCCTTTATCCGGAGGCCACTCGGGTGGCCTTGCTTCTCCTGGATAACCCCGCCTACCACAGCCGGGTCCTCCGCCTGCAAGCTGCCATCAAATACAGTGAGGGCGATCTGCCAGGGTCCAGGAGCCTGGTGGAGCAGCTGCTGAGTGGGGAAGGGGGAGAAGATAGTGGGGCCGAGAATGAGACTGATGGCCAGGTCAACCTGGGTTGTTTGCTCTACAAGGAGGGAAAGTATGAAGCTGCGTGCTCCAAGTTTTTTGCAGCCCTGCAGGCCTCAGGCTACCAACCTGACCTTGCCTACAACCTGGCTTTGGCCTATTACAGCAGCCGGCAGTATGCCTCAGCGCTGAAGCATATCGCTGAGATTATTGAGCATGGCAACCGCCAGCACCCTGAGCTAGGTGTGGGCAAGACCACTGAGGGCATTGATGTTCGCAGTGTTGGCAACACCCTAGTCCTCCACCAGACTGCTTTGGTGGAAGCCTTCAACCTTAAGGCAGCAATAGAATACCAACTGGGAAACTATGAGGCAGCTCAAGAAGCCCTCACTGACATGCCACCCAGAGCAGAGGAAGAGTTGGACCCTGTGACTCTGCACAACCAGGCACTAATGAACATGGATACCAGACCTACAGAAGGGTTTGAAAAGCTACAGTTTTTGCTCCAACAGAATCCCTTTCCTCCAGAGACTTTTGGCAACCTGTTGCTGCTCTACTGTAAGTATGAGTATTTTGACCTTGCAGCAGATGTCCTGGCAGAAAATGCCCATTTGACTTATAAGTTCCTCACACCCTATCTCTATGACTTCTTGGATGCTGTGATCACTTGCCAGACAGCTCCTGAAGAGGCTTTCGTTAAGCTTGATGGGCTAGCAGGGATGCTGACTGAGGTCCTCCGGAAACTCACCATACAAGTACAGGAAGCAAGACACAATAGAGATGATGAAGCTATCAAAAAGGCAGTGAAtgaatatgatgaaaccctggaGAAGTATATTCCTGTGTTGATGGCTCAGGCAAAAATCTACTGGAACCTTGAAAATTATGCAATGGTGGAGAAGATCTTCCGCAAATCTGCAGAATTTTGTAACAACCATGATGTGTGGAAGCTGAATGTGGCTCACGTTCTGTTCATGCAGGAAAACAAATACAGAGAAGCCATTGGTTTCTATGAACCCATAGTTAAGAAGCATTATGATAACATCCTGAGTGTCAGTGCTATTGTACTGGCTAATCTCTGTGTTTCCTATATTATGACAAGTCAAAATGAAGAAGCAGAGGAGTTGATGAGGAAGATTGAAAAGGAGGAAGAGCAGCTCTCTTATGATGACCCAGATAAGAAAATGTACCATCTCTGCATTGTGAATTTGGTGATAGGAACTCTTTATTGTGCCAAAGGAAACTATGAGTTTGGTATTTCTCGAGTTATCAAAAGTTTGGAGCCTTATAATAAAAAGCTGGGAACAGATACCTGGTATTATGCCAAAAGATGCTTCCTGTCCCTGTTAGAAAACATGTCAAAACACATGATAGTCATTCATGACAATGTTATTCAAGAATGTGTCCAGTTTCTAGAACACTGTGAACTTCATGGCAGAAACATACCTGCTGTTATTGAGCAACccctggaagaagaaagaatgcaTGTTGGAAAGAATACAGTCACATATGAGTCTAGGCAGTTAAAAGCTTTGATTTATGAGATTATAGGATGGAATATATAG